The Candidatus Thermoplasmatota archaeon genome contains the following window.
TTTTTCAGCCATTTGCCAAACCACCAAATAATAGTATTAGAATGCAATATATATATATTTTTTCTGTGTTGCTGTGTCGCACGGAGATAAATTTTTATTAACTCGTGTGATACTTACTTCTCTATAAGATTTTAACAATTATTTTTAGGATAATTTAATCAAGGCATTAAACGCAAAAACTTTCAATTGTATCTCTTTGACCATATTCCGAAACTTCTTGGCAGTTACATGCTCACCAAAAATACGTTTGAATGCTGAGAAAGCACTTTCGCAGCTCCATCGCAACCCATAATTCACGGATTTTTTCCAACTATTTTCATCTTTAAAATATTCCTTTATAGCTTTAC
Protein-coding sequences here:
- a CDS encoding transposase; the encoded protein is DSNQNYKLLNSKNIIAGIKPRKVKGRLRSGMKSNKERRKAIKEYFKDENSWKKSVNYGLRWSCESAFSAFKRIFGEHVTAKKFRNMVKEIQLKVFAFNALIKLS